A window of Solanum stenotomum isolate F172 chromosome 3, ASM1918654v1, whole genome shotgun sequence contains these coding sequences:
- the LOC125858178 gene encoding protein SRC2 homolog isoform X1, giving the protein MGSRFEVEVKISSAKDLKNVNWRYGRLKPYAVVWVDPKGKCSTKVDDNGDTSPSWNEKLVIPLYAPIEESTLYIDVVHANATEGTKPLIGSAKLPLREVVDSVGIGNLTDRSLDLKRPSGRPHGKVKIEVTVRDPRYRAPDPYYAPPYGVPPPAGSRDYPAPPQPYGGSYGAPAPAPGAAPSPYGAPAPYAAPPAGYPYNAAPAPGPAPGYGQQPGYGGAPAPAPGYGQQPSYGAPPAPYGQQGSYGQQPGYPQQGSYGSQGSYGQQGSYGAQPQGSYGSQKAGYGYEEKKKSKFGGMGLGAGLAMGAVAGALGGLAISEGIDHIEDNIAEKAAEKVEDDLDDGDYDDDDY; this is encoded by the coding sequence ATGGGATCGCGATTCGAGGTGGAGGTGAAGATCTCATCAGCTAAGGATTTGAAGAACGTTAATTGGCGTTATGGCCGTCTTAAGCCATATGCTGTTGTTTGGGTTGACCCGAAAGGGAAATGCTCCACCAAAGTCGATGATAATGGCGATACTTCTCCTTCTTGGAATGAGAAGCTTGTGATTCCTTTGTATGCTCCGATCGAAGAGTCTACTTTGTATATCGATGTTGTTCACGCTAATGCAACCGAGGGAACAAAGCCTTTGATTGGTTCAGCTAAGCTTCCGCTCCGTGAGGTTGTTGATAGCGTTGGAATCGGTAATTTGACGGACAGGTCGCTTGATTTGAAGCGTCCTTCTGGTCGCCCACATGGAAAGGTGAAAATTGAGGTTACTGTTCGTGATCCGCGCTATCGTGCGCCGGATCCGTATTATGCGCCTCCTTACGGTGTACCTCCACCAGCTGGATCAAGGGATTACCCTGCTCCGCCACAACCTTACGGTGGATCATACGGTGCTCCTGCCCCTGCCCCTGGTGCTGCTCCTTCCCCTTACGGTGCTCCTGCTCCCTATGCTGCTCCGCCGGCGGGTTATCCGTACAACGCCGCTCCGGCTCCAGGTCCAGCTCCGGGTTATGGTCAACAACCAGGTTATGGTGGAGCACCTGCTCCCGCGCCGGGTTATGGTCAACAACCAAGTTACGGTGCTCCTCCTGCACCGTACGGGCAGCAGGGTAGTTACGGACAACAGCCTGGTTACCCGCAGCAAGGAAGTTACGGATCGCAGGGTAGTTACGGGCAGCAGGGAAGCTACGGGGCACAGCCTCAGGGTAGTTACGGATCGCAGAAAGCAGGGTATGGTTacgaggagaagaagaagagcaaaTTCGGAGGAATGGGGCTGGGAGCGGGACTGGCTATGGGTGcggttgcaggagcattgggtGGATTAGCCATATCTGAAGGTATTGATCACATAGAAGATAACATAGCCGAGAAGGCGGCGGAGAAGGTTGAGGATGATCTCGACGATGGTGATTATGACGACGATGATTACTAG
- the LOC125858750 gene encoding UPF0496 protein At3g49070-like: MKIKFRPVLRKYIAWNEAQDPKQAHMEMDLREEYAHAFRTESYADFWTRVLALSEKISSPTKIVGSTSAARLPSYRLFVEHLLDPDQPTVTRILGLIQTHQDTHSLLSEYFSQTAEASLLCSLLLKDVQRTRSRYKSLKSALDSLQKTPYSPKKHMPKILTRLTKFCNSLNPLVSSTSSPLRFKTVQANCSQLLKRIELKRDKTKAKLRLINKFKRGSAIFAMALTISLTVIVATHALALLVAAPTVMMASFQLMSTKKLASWSAQLDVAAKGTYILIRDLDTISRLVGRLNDELEDLQAIVRFWLERGGDPLQLEVQARGEVARQLKKNYANFVEQLDELEEHLYLCFMTINRVRNLVITEIMNSRPYLLTQIKE; encoded by the exons atgaagataaAATTTCGTCCAGTATTGAGAAAATATATTGCATGGAATG AGGCCCAAGACCCGAAACAGGCCCACATGGAAATGGACCTCCGAGAGGAATATGCCCATGCTTTTCGAACCGAATCCTATGCTGATTTCTGGACACGTGTCCTTGCTTTATCCGAAAAGATTTCTTCTCCGACCAAAATTGTGGGCTCCACTTCCGCTGCTCGGCTTCCCTCTTACCGGCTTTTTGTGGAGCATCTTTTGGATCCGGATCAACCCACTGTGACTCGAATTCTCGGTTTGATCCAAACCCATCAAGACACCCACTCTCTATTATCTGAATACTTCTCACAAACTGCTGAAGCTTCTCTACTTTGTAGTCTATTATTAAAAGACGTGCAACGTACGCGCTCTAGATATAAATCACTTAAGTCCGCCTTAGACTCCCTCCAAAAAACACCGTACTCGCCTAAAAAACACATGCCCAAAATCCTAACCCGATTAACTAAATTCTGCAACTCACTTAACCCGCTTGTTTCATCAACATCTTCTCCGCTCCGATTTAAAACCGTTCAAGCTAACTGCTCGCAATTACTAAAACGGATCGAGCTTAAGCGCGATAAGACCAAAGCGAAACTCcgattaataaataaattcaaacgTGGCTCAGCCATATTTGCCATGGCTCTAACAATCTCGCTTACCGTTATTGTAGCGACTCATGCACTAGCCTTGCTAGTTGCGGCTCCAACGGTAATGATGGCTTCATTCCAGCTGATGTCGACTAAGAAGCTGGCTAGCTGGTCGGCTCAGCTGGACGTAGCCGCGAAAGGTACGTACATATTAATTAGAGACTTGGACACTATAAGTCGACTAGTGGGTCGGCTAAATGATGAGTTAGAAGACTTACAAGCCATAGTTCGGTTTTGGCTCGAGAGAGGTGGAGACCCGCTTCAGCTTGAGGTACAAGCCAGAGGAGAAGTGGCGCGCCAGCTGAAAAagaattatgcaaactttgtgGAGCAATTGGATGAATTAGAAGAACATTTGTACTTGTGTTTCATGACAATTAATAGGGTACGAAATCTTGTTATTACTGAAATTATGAATTCGCGCCCATATTTGCTAACCCAAATTAAAGAATAG
- the LOC125858178 gene encoding protein SRC2 homolog isoform X2: MGSRFEVEVKISSAKDLKNVNWRYGRLKPYAVVWVDPKGKCSTKVDDNGDTSPSWNEKLVIPLYAPIEESTLYIDVVHANATEGTKPLIGSAKLPLREVVDSVGIGNLTDRSLDLKRPSGRPHGKVKIEVTVRDPRYRAPDPYYAPPYGVPPPAGSRDYPAPPQPYGGSYGAPAPAPGAAPSPYGAPAPYAAPPAGYPYNAAPAPGYGGAPAPAPGYGQQPSYGAPPAPYGQQGSYGQQPGYPQQGSYGSQGSYGQQGSYGAQPQGSYGSQKAGYGYEEKKKSKFGGMGLGAGLAMGAVAGALGGLAISEGIDHIEDNIAEKAAEKVEDDLDDGDYDDDDY, translated from the exons ATGGGATCGCGATTCGAGGTGGAGGTGAAGATCTCATCAGCTAAGGATTTGAAGAACGTTAATTGGCGTTATGGCCGTCTTAAGCCATATGCTGTTGTTTGGGTTGACCCGAAAGGGAAATGCTCCACCAAAGTCGATGATAATGGCGATACTTCTCCTTCTTGGAATGAGAAGCTTGTGATTCCTTTGTATGCTCCGATCGAAGAGTCTACTTTGTATATCGATGTTGTTCACGCTAATGCAACCGAGGGAACAAAGCCTTTGATTGGTTCAGCTAAGCTTCCGCTCCGTGAGGTTGTTGATAGCGTTGGAATCGGTAATTTGACGGACAGGTCGCTTGATTTGAAGCGTCCTTCTGGTCGCCCACATGGAAAGGTGAAAATTGAGGTTACTGTTCGTGATCCGCGCTATCGTGCGCCGGATCCGTATTATGCGCCTCCTTACGGTGTACCTCCACCAGCTGGATCAAGGGATTACCCTGCTCCGCCACAACCTTACGGTGGATCATACGGTGCTCCTGCCCCTGCCCCTGGTGCTGCTCCTTCCCCTTACGGTGCTCCTGCTCCCTATGCTGCTCCGCCGGCGGGTTATCCGTACAACGCCGCTCCGGCTCCAG GTTATGGTGGAGCACCTGCTCCCGCGCCGGGTTATGGTCAACAACCAAGTTACGGTGCTCCTCCTGCACCGTACGGGCAGCAGGGTAGTTACGGACAACAGCCTGGTTACCCGCAGCAAGGAAGTTACGGATCGCAGGGTAGTTACGGGCAGCAGGGAAGCTACGGGGCACAGCCTCAGGGTAGTTACGGATCGCAGAAAGCAGGGTATGGTTacgaggagaagaagaagagcaaaTTCGGAGGAATGGGGCTGGGAGCGGGACTGGCTATGGGTGcggttgcaggagcattgggtGGATTAGCCATATCTGAAGGTATTGATCACATAGAAGATAACATAGCCGAGAAGGCGGCGGAGAAGGTTGAGGATGATCTCGACGATGGTGATTATGACGACGATGATTACTAG